Proteins encoded within one genomic window of Salipaludibacillus agaradhaerens:
- a CDS encoding YlbF family regulator: protein MGNPYDKANELARELKESEEFTKLRNLHNEVNNDEVAKRMLDNFRQVQMELQQKQMQGEQISEEEIQSAQKQFELVQQHDVISKLMEEEQRMSQMVGELNKIITEPLEELYGVDQEG from the coding sequence ATGGGAAACCCTTACGACAAAGCAAATGAGTTGGCACGCGAATTAAAAGAGAGCGAGGAGTTCACAAAGCTCCGCAACTTACACAATGAAGTAAACAATGATGAGGTTGCTAAGCGCATGCTCGATAATTTCCGCCAAGTTCAAATGGAACTTCAACAAAAACAAATGCAAGGTGAACAAATCTCTGAAGAAGAAATTCAAAGTGCTCAGAAGCAATTTGAACTCGTTCAGCAACATGATGTTATCTCAAAGTTAATGGAAGAAGAACAGCGGATGAGTCAAATGGTTGGTGAATTAAATAAAATTATTACTGAGCCATTAGAAGAACTATATGGTGTGGACCAAGAAGGCTAA
- a CDS encoding Cof-type HAD-IIB family hydrolase produces the protein MAYRLLALDIDDTLLKSNFRLTKETKEAIDYVKEKGVYITLATGRAFLSARKIAKTLKLPAPFLITHEGAFLAADVKEPIFERRISADTVYQIVDILENYHCHFRLFHEKYVIANKTRQKNQLIGRMQMQLTDPLFYPVYYVESPSHRLIDQPLSVLNIKVHFWNKREKEDAFDELQETVKGIKLVSNKEGALSITHENASKALALQYLGSKLGISPDEMVAVGADIRDKDMIQLAGLGVAIGDAPEIVKDAANWITRSNDQNGVGYMVKEVFRKQLRVDNHVRELR, from the coding sequence ATGGCATATCGCTTACTTGCGTTAGACATCGATGACACCCTTTTAAAATCGAATTTTCGATTAACAAAGGAGACAAAGGAAGCTATTGATTATGTCAAAGAAAAGGGTGTTTATATAACCCTTGCAACAGGAAGAGCTTTCTTATCAGCAAGAAAGATAGCCAAAACATTAAAATTACCTGCACCTTTCTTGATCACACACGAGGGGGCATTTTTAGCAGCCGATGTGAAAGAGCCTATATTTGAGCGGAGAATAAGTGCTGATACTGTTTATCAAATTGTTGATATTCTTGAAAATTATCATTGTCATTTCCGGTTATTCCATGAAAAATATGTGATTGCTAATAAAACTCGTCAAAAAAATCAATTGATCGGCAGAATGCAAATGCAATTGACTGATCCATTGTTTTACCCAGTATACTATGTTGAATCACCAAGTCATCGATTAATTGATCAGCCCTTAAGTGTATTAAATATTAAAGTACATTTTTGGAACAAACGAGAAAAAGAAGACGCTTTTGACGAATTACAAGAAACTGTTAAAGGGATAAAGCTTGTAAGTAATAAAGAAGGGGCATTATCTATTACCCATGAAAATGCGTCAAAGGCTCTTGCCCTGCAGTATCTCGGTAGCAAACTCGGAATCTCACCAGATGAAATGGTTGCTGTAGGAGCGGATATAAGAGATAAGGATATGATACAGTTAGCGGGGTTGGGGGTAGCCATCGGTGATGCCCCAGAGATAGTAAAGGATGCTGCTAATTGGATTACGCGTTCGAATGATCAGAATGGTGTAGGGTATATGGTTAAAGAAGTGTTCAGAAAACAACTCCGTGTAGATAATCATGTAAGAGAATTGAGATAG
- a CDS encoding PaaI family thioesterase, whose translation MDEKIMINKTKKAVQAHNNASPDLFLYSLMDFEFIYDEKEETVTLVVPITDVMYNQLGYIHGGIMAYIADTAMGHLCAAFNNEPSVTLELKTQFIKTATSGTLTAKASFIRKGGHVQFVECTIHNDKAQLLNKITGTFYSQGKA comes from the coding sequence ATGGATGAGAAAATAATGATAAATAAAACGAAAAAAGCGGTTCAAGCTCATAATAATGCGAGCCCCGACTTATTTTTATATTCACTTATGGATTTTGAATTCATTTATGATGAAAAGGAGGAAACTGTTACATTAGTCGTCCCTATTACGGACGTTATGTACAATCAACTTGGCTATATACACGGAGGTATCATGGCCTATATTGCTGATACAGCTATGGGGCATTTGTGCGCCGCTTTTAATAACGAGCCGTCAGTCACTCTTGAGTTAAAAACACAATTTATAAAAACAGCTACATCAGGTACCCTCACTGCAAAAGCGTCATTTATTAGGAAAGGTGGACATGTTCAATTTGTTGAATGCACAATACATAATGATAAAGCCCAACTTCTTAATAAAATAACAGGAACTTTCTACTCTCAAGGTAAAGCATAA
- a CDS encoding zinc ribbon domain-containing protein, translating into MTCQKCDYEVKTEDKFCTNCGESLEGNEGVDRSLEAFEKEETAATTAESDDVVEASVEESTSSKQANEYVEKTKETAANYWNFFLQSLKAPLARSVENRPSDFIFGYINIAVYALLFALSSYLVNRSNAYISSNVSFVDYFIQPFFYLIISSLVVAALLFAVLKFVMKAETISFHDVVARYGTLYTVIIVVTAAYFILNFTGMLQLILILDMLITIGLYMAAIVALLTLRDETKVSFDPIFAVIIVFAGYAIFETLTIDLYADMFLRNNPFL; encoded by the coding sequence ATGACGTGTCAAAAATGTGACTATGAGGTAAAGACTGAGGACAAATTTTGTACGAATTGTGGTGAATCACTTGAGGGGAATGAAGGAGTAGATCGTTCTCTTGAAGCTTTTGAAAAAGAAGAAACAGCTGCAACTACAGCTGAAAGCGATGATGTTGTTGAAGCTTCGGTTGAGGAGTCAACGAGTAGTAAACAAGCAAACGAATATGTAGAAAAAACAAAAGAAACAGCGGCAAACTATTGGAACTTCTTTTTGCAATCGCTCAAGGCACCACTGGCACGAAGTGTAGAAAACCGCCCGAGTGATTTCATTTTCGGCTACATTAATATTGCTGTTTATGCATTATTGTTCGCATTAAGTAGTTATTTGGTTAATCGTTCTAACGCATATATATCATCAAATGTAAGTTTTGTTGACTATTTCATCCAGCCATTTTTCTATCTTATTATATCATCATTAGTGGTAGCTGCTTTATTATTCGCTGTTTTAAAATTTGTGATGAAAGCAGAAACGATTTCTTTTCACGATGTGGTGGCTCGCTATGGCACTCTTTATACAGTCATAATAGTAGTAACTGCCGCTTATTTTATCCTTAATTTTACTGGTATGTTACAGTTAATCCTGATTTTGGATATGCTTATTACGATTGGACTATATATGGCGGCGATTGTTGCATTACTTACATTACGAGATGAAACGAAAGTAAGCTTTGATCCAATTTTTGCAGTGATAATCGTGTTTGCTGGTTATGCTATATTTGAAACACTCACAATTGATTTATACGCTGATATGTTTCTGAGAAATAACCCTTTCTTATAA
- a CDS encoding ABC transporter ATP-binding protein, with translation MSLKLLNVSKIYNDTVAVDNLTLHIEKNQMFGILGVNGAGKTTTFRMILGLIAQTEGDITWKGQALNYHTSHLIGYLPEERGLYPKLTVKQQLIYLGRLKGMKKHEILLELEKWAKKFKISDYINKKVGELSKGNQQKVQFITSVIHSPELLILDEPFSGLDPLNVELLKNAVKDLKEEGKTILFSSHRMEHVEELCENLCILHDGKPVVSGRLLDIKRDFGKKSVSVLADFDLSFLTKVDGVINWKAHTGGLELQVASEEVSQQLFKLIQGRGFVRKFHLEEPSLHDIFIEKAGASYD, from the coding sequence ATGTCATTAAAATTATTAAACGTTTCTAAAATATATAATGATACGGTTGCTGTTGATAATCTTACATTGCATATTGAAAAAAATCAGATGTTTGGCATACTAGGGGTGAATGGAGCTGGTAAAACAACGACGTTTCGGATGATACTAGGTTTAATTGCTCAGACAGAAGGTGACATAACATGGAAAGGACAGGCCTTAAACTACCATACTAGTCATTTAATCGGGTACTTGCCGGAAGAGAGAGGCTTATATCCAAAGCTGACGGTTAAGCAGCAGCTTATATACTTGGGTAGATTGAAAGGGATGAAAAAGCACGAGATCTTATTAGAGCTTGAGAAATGGGCCAAAAAGTTTAAAATTAGCGATTATATTAACAAAAAAGTCGGTGAGCTGTCAAAAGGTAATCAACAGAAAGTGCAATTTATTACGTCAGTTATTCATTCTCCCGAATTACTTATTCTTGATGAGCCTTTTAGTGGTTTAGATCCCCTGAATGTTGAACTATTAAAAAATGCGGTGAAGGATTTAAAAGAAGAAGGTAAAACGATTTTATTTTCCTCACACAGAATGGAACATGTTGAGGAGCTATGTGAAAATCTCTGTATTCTCCATGATGGAAAACCTGTTGTTTCAGGCCGTTTGCTAGATATTAAACGGGATTTTGGTAAGAAAAGTGTGAGCGTTTTAGCAGATTTTGATTTGTCTTTTCTCACAAAAGTAGATGGTGTGATTAACTGGAAAGCACATACTGGTGGACTAGAATTACAAGTAGCAAGCGAGGAAGTGTCGCAGCAACTATTTAAGCTTATACAAGGACGTGGGTTTGTTCGGAAATTTCATCTGGAAGAACCGTCATTACATGATATTTTTATTGAGAAGGCGGGAGCTTCTTATGACTAA